A window from Chryseobacterium vaccae encodes these proteins:
- the porZ gene encoding type IX secretion system anionic LPS delivery protein PorZ produces MKKLSIISLGILASLQLTKAQVITSKKWTDLFSYNNVLAMKEDNGKIIAATENGIFYYTISTGEITKLSKANGLHDTGITAFDYNPQTKTGIIGYSNGSLDIITPQEIKYIVDIPIATGYNGSKKINHISITGDQAVISVGYGLSIFNLKKKEFNDTTFFMTGAGIYEASNEAVIFQNKVYSVTNNGLKTHEMNTTFPVYSTWVTEIPGSFKHIDAESSVVFSSATSAFMYNNGIPTALPSTFGDIHDVVVTSDNIVVTDLARIYTFSTNGMPQGTVSVGEECNTAIKAAGKIFGGTILSGIKDENSIIYKPSGPYSNFAYKINLYDNDQILVSSGARIDRYNGPVTNPKKPGFYYFTGAEWIYPSFFVGNTGPINVMDAVLNPGDGSEVFFANYTVLGAQGVYRMKYNPGNKDFDMVKYYDLGNTNGYYSRPVGFASDNQNNLFVSISFYEAVASIGIFDKAADNFTVKKFNISSEALQKPLFYENMLWIPTPRTNTFMVYDYKNAANLSDDTEYILKDTNGFSGNAKGTISVAIDKSGDAWIGSDSGLRILPNAATEIKGTSPQVSPIIIEQNGLGEELFRDSQILQIEVDAGDHKWISVDGGGVYYLSSDGQQTIKHFTKENSPLPTNSVTDIKVDKKTGKVYFATYNGIVVYQGDVADVNSNFGDVVVYPNPVVYSNFKGKVTIKGLAEKTNIRIADAAGNVVHSAVARGGYYEWDLNNNKGTRVASGIYFVLMTNEDGSDKATAKIAVVN; encoded by the coding sequence ATGAAAAAACTTTCTATAATTTCTCTTGGTATTTTAGCATCCCTGCAACTGACAAAAGCGCAGGTCATTACCTCAAAAAAATGGACGGATCTTTTTTCCTACAACAATGTCTTAGCCATGAAGGAAGACAACGGGAAAATAATTGCCGCTACCGAAAACGGGATATTCTATTATACAATCTCAACAGGAGAGATTACAAAGTTATCAAAAGCCAATGGTCTTCATGATACAGGGATTACAGCTTTCGACTATAATCCACAAACCAAAACAGGAATTATAGGTTATAGTAATGGGTCTTTAGATATTATCACCCCGCAGGAAATCAAATATATTGTTGATATCCCCATTGCAACTGGGTACAATGGAAGCAAAAAGATCAATCATATCTCTATTACAGGAGATCAGGCAGTTATTTCTGTAGGCTATGGGCTTTCCATATTTAACCTGAAAAAGAAAGAGTTCAACGACACTACCTTTTTTATGACAGGAGCGGGCATCTATGAAGCCAGCAACGAGGCTGTTATTTTTCAGAATAAAGTATATTCTGTAACCAATAACGGGCTGAAAACCCATGAAATGAATACCACCTTCCCTGTATATTCTACCTGGGTAACAGAAATACCGGGTTCATTTAAACATATTGATGCTGAATCTTCTGTTGTATTTTCATCCGCAACCTCTGCTTTCATGTACAATAATGGAATACCCACTGCGCTTCCATCAACTTTTGGAGACATTCATGATGTAGTGGTAACGTCAGACAATATTGTGGTGACTGATCTTGCCAGAATCTATACATTCAGTACCAACGGAATGCCTCAGGGAACAGTAAGTGTAGGGGAAGAATGCAATACAGCCATAAAAGCAGCCGGAAAAATATTTGGAGGAACCATATTATCCGGAATAAAAGATGAAAACAGCATCATCTATAAACCGTCGGGACCATACTCTAATTTTGCCTACAAAATTAATTTATACGACAACGATCAGATTCTAGTCTCCTCCGGAGCAAGAATAGACAGATATAACGGACCTGTAACGAACCCTAAAAAACCTGGTTTTTATTATTTTACCGGCGCTGAATGGATCTATCCTTCCTTTTTCGTAGGAAATACCGGTCCTATTAATGTTATGGATGCAGTTTTAAATCCAGGTGACGGTAGCGAAGTATTTTTTGCCAACTATACCGTTCTGGGCGCACAAGGGGTTTATAGAATGAAATACAACCCGGGCAACAAAGATTTTGATATGGTAAAATATTATGATCTGGGCAACACCAATGGATATTACAGCCGTCCTGTAGGCTTCGCGTCGGACAATCAGAATAATCTTTTCGTTTCAATTTCATTTTACGAAGCGGTTGCTTCTATAGGTATTTTTGATAAAGCAGCTGATAATTTTACTGTTAAAAAGTTTAATATATCAAGTGAGGCCCTACAAAAACCTCTCTTTTATGAAAATATGCTATGGATTCCTACTCCAAGAACAAATACTTTCATGGTCTATGATTATAAAAATGCAGCCAACCTGTCTGATGATACTGAATATATTCTAAAAGATACCAACGGATTTTCGGGTAATGCAAAAGGAACAATATCTGTTGCCATTGACAAATCCGGAGATGCATGGATCGGTTCTGACAGTGGATTAAGAATATTACCCAACGCTGCTACAGAAATAAAAGGAACATCTCCACAGGTATCCCCTATTATTATTGAACAGAACGGACTTGGAGAAGAACTTTTCAGAGATAGCCAGATCCTTCAGATAGAAGTAGATGCCGGAGATCATAAATGGATTTCCGTAGACGGAGGGGGGGTATATTACCTTTCTTCCGACGGCCAGCAGACAATTAAACATTTTACGAAAGAAAACTCTCCCCTTCCTACCAACTCCGTCACTGATATCAAAGTAGATAAAAAAACAGGCAAAGTATATTTCGCTACTTATAACGGAATTGTGGTTTATCAAGGCGATGTAGCCGATGTAAATTCTAATTTTGGAGATGTGGTAGTATATCCAAATCCTGTGGTATATTCCAACTTTAAAGGAAAAGTAACCATTAAAGGACTTGCTGAAAAAACCAATATCAGAATAGCCGATGCAGCAGGAAACGTAGTACATTCTGCAGTAGCAAGAGGAGGATATTATGAATGGGACCTTAACAATAACAAAGGTACCCGTGTTGCTTCAGGAATTTATTTTGTATTGATGACCAATGAAGACGGTTCAGATAAAGCTACCGCCAAAATAGCCGTAGTTAATTAA
- a CDS encoding bifunctional metallophosphatase/5'-nucleotidase, with product MDRKKFLKAIGGGSLAMALAPQMMMAEELKFNPFKSANKLTILHTNDQHSRIEPFDASYTKNPNQGGFARRASLIQQIRSQENNVLLLDSGDIFQGTPYFNFFGGELEFKLMSMMKYDASTMGNHDFDNGLDGFLKVLPNAQFPFICSNYDFKNTVLDGKTSQYKIFNKNGIKVGIFGVGIQLDGLVGKKQYGETIYSDPVEVAQHYSNFLKNEQKCDLVICLSHIGYDYKDEPNKISDKILAAKTENIDIILGGHTHTFLPEPQTYTNRQGKNVLVNQVGWAGLLLGRIDFHFDSNKNIQHISWNNQVIDSSITA from the coding sequence ATGGATAGAAAAAAATTTTTAAAAGCAATAGGCGGCGGATCTTTAGCAATGGCTTTAGCTCCCCAGATGATGATGGCGGAAGAATTAAAATTCAACCCTTTTAAATCCGCGAATAAACTTACCATTCTTCATACCAACGACCAGCACAGCAGGATAGAACCTTTTGATGCCAGTTATACAAAAAATCCCAATCAGGGAGGGTTTGCAAGAAGAGCAAGCCTGATTCAGCAGATCAGAAGTCAGGAAAACAATGTGCTTCTTCTGGATTCAGGGGATATTTTCCAGGGAACTCCTTATTTTAATTTCTTTGGAGGTGAACTGGAGTTCAAACTGATGTCCATGATGAAGTATGATGCTTCTACCATGGGAAATCATGATTTTGATAACGGTCTGGATGGATTTTTAAAAGTGCTGCCGAATGCCCAATTCCCTTTCATCTGTTCTAACTACGATTTCAAAAATACAGTTCTGGACGGAAAGACGTCACAGTACAAAATCTTTAATAAAAACGGGATTAAAGTCGGAATTTTCGGAGTAGGAATCCAATTGGACGGACTCGTCGGGAAAAAGCAATATGGAGAAACCATCTATTCAGATCCTGTAGAGGTAGCTCAGCATTATTCAAATTTTCTAAAAAATGAGCAGAAATGTGATCTGGTGATCTGCCTTTCACATATCGGCTATGATTATAAAGATGAACCTAATAAGATAAGTGATAAAATTCTGGCCGCTAAAACGGAAAATATTGATATTATTCTTGGGGGGCACACCCATACTTTCCTTCCGGAACCTCAGACGTATACCAACAGACAGGGTAAAAATGTTCTGGTAAACCAGGTTGGATGGGCAGGCCTGCTTTTAGGCAGAATTGATTTCCACTTTGACAGTAATAAAAACATACAGCATATTTCCTGGAATAACCAGGTTATTGACAGCAGCATAACAGCATAA
- a CDS encoding 5'-nucleotidase C-terminal domain-containing protein, with product MKNKFLLLGIALASLTACKTASTLQLAQVQPQKNISINNELKNDEAFVKVIEPYKQKLDKEMNQKISHTSVDLTKQGDNSNLGNLLADYTFDGADAWTKTHLKKNVDAALINIGGIRTTIGKGDILLKSIFEVMPFENEVIIVKLKGTDLQGLYDYYAKTQVNNPVSHLYIETNNGQLTKTLINGKPVNPSEEYYIATSDYLALGGDNMKFFSKGEAIPTGIKLRDLFIEYFKKNPEIVPNTDVRLNFTGKK from the coding sequence ATGAAAAATAAATTCTTGTTACTAGGAATTGCTCTGGCCTCACTGACTGCCTGCAAAACAGCTTCCACGCTGCAGCTGGCTCAGGTACAGCCCCAGAAAAACATTTCTATTAATAATGAGCTAAAGAATGATGAGGCATTTGTAAAAGTTATTGAACCTTATAAGCAGAAACTGGATAAAGAGATGAACCAAAAGATCTCCCACACCAGTGTAGACCTTACCAAACAAGGTGATAACAGCAATCTGGGTAATCTTTTGGCAGACTATACATTTGATGGAGCCGACGCATGGACGAAAACACATCTGAAAAAAAATGTAGATGCCGCACTGATCAATATCGGAGGGATCAGAACGACCATCGGAAAAGGAGATATTCTTCTGAAAAGCATATTTGAAGTAATGCCTTTCGAAAATGAAGTCATTATTGTAAAGCTAAAAGGAACAGATCTTCAGGGGCTTTATGATTATTATGCAAAAACGCAGGTAAACAATCCTGTTTCCCACTTATACATTGAAACCAATAACGGACAGCTTACTAAAACTTTAATCAACGGAAAACCTGTAAACCCTTCTGAGGAATATTATATAGCGACTTCTGATTATCTGGCTCTGGGAGGTGACAATATGAAGTTTTTCTCAAAGGGGGAAGCCATTCCTACAGGAATCAAGCTAAGAGATCTGTTTATTGAATATTTCAAAAAAAATCCTGAAATAGTTCCTAATACAGATGTTCGTTTAAATTTTACCGGTAAGAAATAA
- the dapA gene encoding 4-hydroxy-tetrahydrodipicolinate synthase: MSILKGVGVALVTPFNEDLSVDFDSLTKLVEYNIDNGTNYLVVLGTTAEAATLSDEEKKQVIEHIIKVNSKRLPLVLGIGGNNTLEVKKQIEETDLSEFDAVLSVSPYYNKPNQEGLYQHYKVLASTGKKIIIYNVPSRTGQNIEADTTIRLAKEFPNLLMIKEAAPNILQYFDILRKKPEGFSLVSGDDEYTLPVTLAGGNGVISVIGQAYPKEFSTMVQLAFDGKVKEAYEIHNKLVEITRLIFAEGNPCGIKVILAEKGIVKNYLRLPLVPASEGLYAKIKAEMANI; this comes from the coding sequence ATGAGCATTTTAAAAGGAGTAGGTGTTGCGCTGGTAACACCCTTTAATGAAGATTTATCCGTTGACTTCGATAGTTTGACAAAACTTGTTGAATATAATATCGACAACGGTACCAATTATTTGGTAGTATTGGGAACGACAGCTGAGGCAGCAACGCTTTCTGATGAAGAAAAGAAACAGGTAATTGAACATATCATTAAGGTAAATAGTAAACGTCTTCCTTTAGTTTTAGGAATTGGCGGAAACAATACTCTGGAGGTCAAGAAGCAGATAGAAGAAACAGATCTTTCTGAATTTGATGCAGTGCTTTCAGTGTCTCCCTATTATAATAAGCCTAATCAGGAAGGGCTTTACCAGCATTATAAAGTGCTGGCATCTACAGGGAAGAAGATTATTATTTATAACGTTCCATCCAGAACAGGGCAGAATATTGAGGCGGATACTACAATCCGTCTTGCAAAAGAATTTCCGAACCTGTTAATGATTAAAGAAGCAGCACCGAATATTCTTCAGTATTTTGACATTCTGAGAAAGAAACCTGAAGGATTCTCTTTGGTTTCCGGAGATGATGAATATACACTTCCGGTAACATTGGCCGGAGGAAACGGGGTGATTTCTGTAATAGGGCAGGCCTATCCAAAAGAGTTTTCAACAATGGTTCAGTTGGCTTTTGACGGAAAAGTGAAAGAAGCCTATGAAATTCACAATAAATTGGTAGAAATTACCAGACTTATTTTTGCAGAAGGAAATCCTTGCGGAATTAAAGTGATTCTGGCAGAGAAAGGTATTGTGAAAAACTATTTGAGACTACCTTTGGTTCCTGCTTCTGAAGGACTTTATGCAAAGATCAAAGCAGAAATGGCTAATATCTAA
- a CDS encoding GNAT family N-acetyltransferase, whose translation MKLIEATEKDIPLIRNLARRSWENAYAEILSNEQMDYMLSEMYSEAELTKHFQDTNYYYYLIKDENTDSYEGFIGYEHHYDENTTKLHRIYLVPESKGKGFGKEALLFLNQKVAENGDQRIILNVNKHNEARRFYESQGYSVYGEGVFDIGNGFVMDDYMMEFLIHKQMT comes from the coding sequence ATGAAATTAATAGAAGCAACAGAAAAAGATATTCCGCTGATCCGGAATCTGGCAAGACGATCCTGGGAAAACGCTTATGCAGAGATTCTTTCCAATGAGCAAATGGATTATATGCTTTCAGAAATGTATTCGGAAGCTGAACTTACAAAACATTTTCAGGATACCAATTACTATTACTACCTGATTAAAGATGAAAATACGGATTCTTATGAAGGATTTATTGGATATGAGCATCATTATGATGAAAATACAACAAAGCTTCACCGTATTTATCTGGTGCCGGAAAGTAAAGGCAAAGGTTTTGGTAAAGAAGCACTCCTGTTCCTGAATCAGAAAGTTGCTGAAAACGGGGATCAAAGAATTATTCTGAATGTTAATAAACATAATGAAGCCAGACGTTTCTATGAATCTCAGGGGTATAGTGTTTATGGTGAAGGAGTATTTGATATTGGGAATGGTTTTGTAATGGATGATTATATGATGGAATTTTTAATTCACAAACAAATGACTTAA
- a CDS encoding helix-turn-helix domain-containing protein has protein sequence MKMYVKFDFNALCKKVLDEKLKEHGLKYRLLNFGEVEFYEPITQEQHSLFKKNLEDYGIEIIESQKTALVQKIKDAIVELVFSEDPVSVKASIYIAEKLKHSYGYLSNLFSELAYTSIENFIILQKIEYAKELIISNKQSLTEIAHKLNYSSVAHLSTQFKNTTGITPSQFQKFISKRRKAQSMIVHSKMQYE, from the coding sequence ATGAAAATGTATGTAAAATTTGATTTCAACGCACTCTGTAAGAAGGTGTTGGATGAGAAGCTTAAAGAACACGGACTAAAATACCGTCTGCTGAACTTTGGTGAAGTGGAGTTTTACGAACCCATCACACAGGAACAGCATAGTCTTTTTAAAAAAAATCTTGAAGACTATGGTATTGAAATTATCGAAAGCCAAAAAACGGCCTTGGTACAGAAAATAAAAGATGCTATTGTAGAGCTTGTCTTCTCTGAGGATCCAGTTTCTGTAAAAGCTTCAATTTATATTGCTGAAAAACTGAAGCACAGCTATGGATATCTTTCCAATCTGTTTTCGGAGCTGGCTTACACATCAATTGAAAACTTCATTATTCTTCAAAAGATAGAATATGCCAAAGAGCTTATCATCAGTAATAAACAAAGTCTGACGGAAATTGCCCATAAATTGAATTATTCCAGTGTGGCACATCTTAGTACCCAATTCAAAAATACAACAGGAATAACTCCTTCTCAGTTTCAAAAGTTCATCTCAAAGAGGAGAAAAGCACAAAGTATGATTGTTCATTCCAAAATGCAATATGAATAA
- a CDS encoding response regulator: protein MNKEFLNVIVTDQDEGNLIFFKSIFKDLKIEVKVQCFYHKYDLMDYLNSDDAIIPEILFMNYDMADKTCLSCIKEIKEDFRFSNMVNAVYSDTISEIEIEELLVNGANIFIRKPDTYENLKKVLTEVIVINWQYHTSGLNKDNFIMKIG, encoded by the coding sequence ATGAATAAAGAATTTTTGAATGTGATTGTCACAGATCAGGATGAAGGAAACCTGATTTTCTTTAAAAGTATATTTAAAGATCTTAAAATTGAAGTTAAGGTTCAGTGTTTCTATCATAAGTACGATCTGATGGATTATTTGAATAGCGATGATGCTATAATTCCTGAAATTTTGTTCATGAATTATGATATGGCGGATAAAACCTGTTTAAGTTGTATCAAAGAAATAAAAGAAGATTTCAGATTTAGCAATATGGTGAATGCTGTATATTCCGACACCATTTCAGAAATTGAAATTGAAGAACTGTTGGTGAACGGGGCTAATATTTTTATCAGAAAACCTGATACCTATGAAAATCTTAAAAAGGTTCTTACAGAAGTTATTGTAATCAATTGGCAATACCATACATCAGGATTGAATAAAGATAACTTTATTATGAAAATAGGATGA
- the recG gene encoding ATP-dependent DNA helicase RecG, whose product MTLDTSIEYVKGIGPERAKLIKNVLGISTVDDLLNFYPIRYLDKSKVHKISQLEETSQEIQLKGKITQVQEIQTGKTKRLSAKFNDDTGTMDLVWFQYSKWLKEQIPINREVYIFGKINVFNRQFSMPHPEIDAEEKKEGDSRLKPIYPSSEKLTKRGLNQRFFQFVLRNICREIPNLIEENFPEYLIKAFKFLSRQHTFLNIHFPKDMEHFEKADHRLKFEESFFFQLGYGLKKLHHKTQAVGNPFPIIGDHFNTFYNHHIPFDLTNAQKRVLKEIRMDMKRPIQMNRLLQGDVGSGKTMVALLTMLIAMDNSFQSCLMAPTEILAQQHYNGIKDLLQETGINVRLLTGSTKTSERKIIHQELEDGSLSILVGTHAVLEDKVKFRNLGLAIIDEQHRFGVAQRAKLWAKNRIPPHILVMTATPIPRTLAMSFYSDLDVSVIDEMPVGRKPIITAHRREKDRTYVYNFCRDEIRKGRQIYFVYPLIEESETLDYKNLMEGLEHVMDAFSDYNVTMLHGKMKSDEKDAAMNYFASGKAEIMVATTVIEVGVNVPNASVMVIESSERFGLSQLHQLRGRVGRGAEQSYCILMTSDKMSKESRTRIKTMTETNDGFKISEVDMQLRGPGDILGTQQSGVVDFKKLDLVNDSAIIKTTKNVVDKILEADPHLNRPENMIIKNYYLKYYKGKNKWSKIS is encoded by the coding sequence ATGACTTTAGATACTTCCATAGAATACGTAAAAGGGATAGGTCCTGAAAGAGCCAAACTCATCAAAAATGTGTTGGGTATTTCTACGGTGGACGATCTTCTGAACTTCTATCCTATCCGCTATCTTGACAAGAGTAAAGTTCACAAAATTTCCCAGCTCGAGGAAACTAGTCAGGAAATCCAGCTTAAAGGAAAAATTACTCAGGTTCAGGAGATTCAGACGGGGAAAACAAAAAGACTTTCTGCGAAATTCAATGATGATACCGGAACCATGGATCTGGTATGGTTTCAATATTCAAAATGGCTCAAAGAGCAGATTCCAATCAACAGGGAAGTTTATATTTTCGGAAAGATCAATGTATTCAACCGGCAGTTTTCTATGCCGCACCCGGAAATTGATGCAGAAGAGAAGAAAGAAGGGGACAGCCGATTGAAACCCATTTATCCAAGTTCAGAAAAATTAACCAAAAGAGGGCTGAATCAAAGATTTTTTCAGTTTGTACTAAGAAATATCTGCAGAGAAATCCCTAATCTGATTGAGGAAAATTTCCCCGAATACCTGATAAAAGCTTTTAAATTTTTATCCAGACAACATACTTTTTTAAACATCCATTTCCCGAAAGATATGGAGCATTTTGAAAAAGCAGACCACAGGCTGAAGTTTGAAGAATCCTTCTTTTTTCAGTTGGGATACGGCCTGAAAAAACTTCATCATAAAACCCAGGCTGTTGGTAATCCCTTCCCTATCATAGGAGACCATTTTAATACTTTCTACAATCATCATATTCCTTTTGATCTCACCAATGCTCAAAAAAGGGTTTTGAAAGAGATACGTATGGACATGAAGAGACCTATTCAGATGAACAGGCTTCTGCAAGGCGATGTAGGTTCCGGAAAAACAATGGTAGCTCTATTAACCATGCTGATTGCAATGGACAACAGTTTCCAAAGCTGTCTGATGGCTCCCACTGAAATTCTGGCCCAGCAGCATTACAACGGAATCAAAGATCTTTTACAGGAAACCGGCATTAATGTCCGCCTTCTGACGGGCTCTACCAAAACATCAGAACGTAAAATCATTCATCAGGAACTCGAAGACGGCTCACTTTCTATTTTAGTAGGAACTCATGCGGTGCTGGAAGATAAAGTAAAATTTAGAAACCTCGGGCTTGCCATTATTGATGAACAGCACAGATTTGGGGTTGCACAGCGCGCTAAATTATGGGCAAAAAACAGAATTCCTCCACACATTCTGGTAATGACCGCTACCCCAATTCCGAGAACGCTGGCGATGAGCTTTTATTCTGATCTGGATGTGTCTGTTATTGACGAAATGCCTGTCGGCAGAAAACCCATCATTACAGCTCACAGGCGCGAAAAAGACAGAACTTATGTGTATAACTTCTGCAGAGACGAAATTAGAAAAGGAAGACAGATTTATTTTGTGTATCCTCTGATTGAAGAATCTGAAACTTTAGATTATAAAAATCTAATGGAAGGACTTGAGCATGTGATGGATGCATTTTCAGATTATAATGTCACCATGCTTCACGGTAAAATGAAATCTGATGAGAAAGATGCTGCCATGAATTATTTTGCTTCCGGAAAAGCAGAGATTATGGTGGCAACTACTGTTATTGAGGTTGGAGTAAATGTACCCAACGCATCGGTAATGGTCATAGAAAGCTCTGAAAGATTCGGGCTCTCCCAGCTTCACCAGCTTCGAGGGCGTGTAGGAAGAGGTGCTGAGCAGAGTTACTGTATTCTGATGACCTCTGATAAAATGTCTAAGGAAAGCAGAACCCGCATTAAAACCATGACGGAGACAAACGATGGATTTAAAATTTCGGAGGTAGATATGCAGCTCAGAGGTCCCGGAGATATTCTGGGTACACAGCAAAGCGGTGTTGTAGATTTCAAAAAACTGGACCTTGTTAATGATTCTGCCATTATTAAGACCACCAAAAATGTGGTTGATAAAATACTGGAAGCCGACCCTCACCTGAATCGGCCGGAAAATATGATCATCAAAAACTACTATCTGAAATACTATAAAGGAAAGAATAAGTGGAGTAAGATATCATAA
- a CDS encoding thioredoxin family protein, with amino-acid sequence MKKFLSITLLFLLSFSFAQVKWMTIEEAIKAQKESPKKILIDFYADWCGPCKIMDKKTYGHAIIAQILNDNFYPVKFNAEEKKTFEIFGRTFANENTEHKKGRNSLHEFTQYMNVGAVPSTVFLDENGGPITILQGELSAKELEPYLELISKDLFKKIRTREQWEDYQKKFKSKIKD; translated from the coding sequence ATGAAGAAATTTTTAAGCATAACCCTATTATTTTTATTGAGTTTCAGCTTTGCTCAGGTAAAATGGATGACTATTGAAGAAGCAATAAAGGCTCAAAAAGAAAGTCCAAAAAAAATTCTTATTGACTTTTATGCAGACTGGTGCGGACCGTGTAAGATTATGGATAAAAAAACCTATGGTCATGCAATAATCGCTCAGATCCTGAATGATAATTTTTATCCTGTAAAATTCAATGCTGAAGAGAAAAAGACATTTGAAATTTTCGGCAGAACATTTGCCAATGAAAATACAGAACATAAAAAAGGACGGAATTCTCTGCATGAGTTTACCCAGTATATGAATGTAGGCGCTGTTCCAAGCACGGTTTTTCTGGATGAAAACGGCGGCCCTATTACCATACTTCAGGGCGAATTGTCTGCTAAAGAACTGGAACCTTATCTGGAGCTGATCTCCAAAGATCTTTTTAAAAAGATCCGTACCAGAGAGCAATGGGAAGATTACCAGAAAAAATTCAAATCTAAGATCAAAGATTAA
- a CDS encoding peptide MFS transporter, with product MSLTLEEIQNFKGKYPKQLWTLFTVEMWERFCFYGMRGVLTIFMVDQLGLLEDKANLQYGAIQAFIYAFTFIGGIFADKILGFKKSLIFGGLIMMIGNLIIALSPHDFFYFGITCSIIGTGFFKPNISSMVGELYKEDDPRRDAGYGLFYAGINIGGLLGGALCVYLGKYHSWSWCFLAAAVVMLLGLITFFITKKSLGPIGDSPIQMLPQSKRSLREVLVYIGALLSMPLIFIMVKNTDYTDYFMYLIGIVAVGYFIMETLKQTSTYQKKLIAAFVFIFMYFLFNSIYEQSGGSLSLFAKDNLVHNLLGFGMDPNVINNSANSFFIIIFSPLIGLAWVGLNKKKLEPNTINKFGIGFLFLAAGFFLFYSLRFFAGPDGKSSLNLFTFTWLVITFGELCLGPIGMSIITKLSPKKMFGMMMGLWFLASAFGQFAAGKIGASLSEANTGNTNMSKLLAYTDGYKTLGIYALSAGVVLILLSSLVKKLMQDVK from the coding sequence ATGAGCTTAACTCTAGAAGAAATACAGAATTTTAAAGGAAAGTATCCTAAACAGCTTTGGACACTTTTTACTGTGGAAATGTGGGAACGTTTCTGTTTTTACGGAATGCGGGGAGTCCTTACTATTTTTATGGTAGACCAGCTTGGGCTGTTGGAAGACAAAGCTAACCTTCAATACGGTGCAATACAGGCTTTCATTTATGCCTTTACTTTCATAGGCGGTATTTTTGCTGATAAAATTCTGGGATTCAAAAAATCACTGATATTTGGCGGACTTATTATGATGATCGGTAATTTGATTATTGCTTTATCCCCTCATGATTTTTTCTATTTTGGGATTACATGTTCTATCATAGGCACGGGATTTTTTAAGCCTAATATTTCATCAATGGTAGGAGAACTTTATAAAGAAGATGATCCGAGAAGAGATGCAGGATATGGTCTTTTTTACGCAGGTATTAATATCGGAGGACTTTTAGGGGGAGCTCTGTGTGTGTATTTAGGTAAATACCATTCATGGTCATGGTGTTTTCTTGCCGCTGCTGTAGTAATGCTTTTAGGGCTGATTACTTTTTTTATTACTAAAAAATCTTTAGGTCCCATCGGAGACTCACCGATACAGATGCTGCCTCAGTCTAAAAGATCGTTGCGTGAAGTATTGGTATATATAGGCGCTTTATTAAGCATGCCTTTGATCTTCATCATGGTAAAAAATACAGATTACACCGATTACTTCATGTATCTGATAGGGATTGTCGCAGTGGGCTATTTCATTATGGAAACCCTGAAGCAGACTTCAACTTACCAAAAAAAGCTGATCGCTGCATTTGTTTTCATTTTCATGTATTTCTTATTTAATTCCATCTATGAGCAGAGCGGAGGATCTTTATCTCTGTTTGCAAAAGATAACCTGGTTCACAACTTACTTGGATTTGGGATGGATCCTAATGTTATTAATAACAGTGCCAACTCATTTTTTATTATTATTTTCAGCCCGTTAATCGGTCTGGCATGGGTAGGCCTGAATAAGAAAAAACTGGAACCTAATACCATTAATAAATTTGGAATCGGATTTTTATTCTTAGCGGCAGGATTCTTTTTATTTTACAGTTTACGATTCTTTGCCGGACCAGATGGTAAATCTTCACTGAACCTGTTCACTTTCACATGGCTGGTCATTACTTTCGGAGAATTGTGCCTTGGACCGATCGGAATGTCGATTATTACCAAATTATCTCCCAAAAAAATGTTCGGAATGATGATGGGATTATGGTTCCTGGCCAGTGCATTCGGGCAGTTTGCAGCAGGAAAGATCGGAGCCAGCTTATCTGAAGCAAATACAGGAAATACTAATATGAGTAAGCTGTTAGCTTACACAGACGGATATAAAACTTTAGGAATCTATGCGTTATCTGCCGGTGTGGTATTAATTTTGTTATCTTCGCTTGTGAAGAAATTAATGCAAGATGTTAAATAA